From a single Ciconia boyciana chromosome 4, ASM3463844v1, whole genome shotgun sequence genomic region:
- the TMEM252 gene encoding transmembrane protein 252: protein MPKGVFTCIRLLVLLLGFSIICLGVLWVSTSSSTCRCGNKELVFYCLLALGFFLLVTGIFWSTVHEVLKYRGLSSIFIRNPSCRELRISTIDRPDFYPSSYEDSTDPEKQTSPLPVASTLKQQEVINIPPPPYSESSAEFIRETNEQEQPPPYELSVRQLRQKQTADQDSNPGEESNSHPSTQENSYQQDADCQGTSERATPVRTSETGSG, encoded by the exons ATGCCAAAAGGTGTTTTTACCTGCATTCGTCTCTTAGTGCTCTTACTCGGTTTCTCCATTATTTGTCTGGGAGTCCTTTGGGTTTCCACAAGTTCCTCCACATGCAGATGTGGAAATAAGGAGCTGGTGTTTTATTGCCTGTTAGCTTTGGGGTTCTTTCTCCTTGTGACTGGCATTTTCTGGAGCACTGTCCATGAAGTCTTGAAATACAGGGGCCTCAGCAGCATCTTCATTCGAAATCCTAGCTGTAGAGAGCTACGTATCAGCACCATAGACAG GCCTGACTTCTATCCCTCCTCCTATGAAGACAGCACAGATCCTGAAAAACAAACCTCCCCGCTGCCAGTTGCCTCCACACTAAAACAGCAAGAAGTCATCAATATCCCTCCACCTCCATATAGCGAAAGCAGTGCAGAGTTCATCCGTGAAACTAATGAGCAGGAACAGCCACCACCATATGAATTATCTGTGCGGCAGCTACGGCAGAAGCAAACAGCTGACCAAGACTCAAACCCCGGAGAGGAGTCAAATTCTCATCCATCCACACAAGAAAATAGTTACCAACAGGATGCAGACTGCCAGGGGACCTCAGAAAGAGCAACACCTGTCAGAACATCTGAGACAGGCAGTGGGTAA